The following are encoded in a window of Puntigrus tetrazona isolate hp1 unplaced genomic scaffold, ASM1883169v1 S000000001, whole genome shotgun sequence genomic DNA:
- the LOC122331475 gene encoding uncharacterized protein LOC122331475 gives MQSIIPKSKTKGTDFCGVDHCYYIIRSDLGLYMQSSNFNKGSDLNIFSLHPACQNGDHYLGHQDGYFYIIKGNSYRRVTDLSTDSSAVVYSLHPNCRGGDHYLSGFGNFYIIFQGKGTYRRTTNMNHDWDAVEYKLHPNCRDGLYYWGLRFHYYFLKPSSKWGVEYYKGTNFNKDECVNVYSVHPDVLNFLPGGLSITKGPAFGRWENIKTINNDSNTPVKWQNKINKKVGYNKEKMSQITHNWKIATSVSTESGTLEGLIAKWQFSFSAEYGGSRVSTEKETWTELTEVEEQLSLELQPNQSFYLWQYKMGFGQEPVLFCRDLKIDDEPNPPTEVLCHLHNHKKYQPGLLRG, from the coding sequence ATGCAAAGCATTATTCCCAAGAGCAAAACCAAAGGTACTGACTTCTGTGGAGTGGACCATTGCTATTATATAATCCGCTCTGATCTCGGCTTATATATGCAGTCAAGCAATTTCAATAAAGGGTCAGACCTCAACATTTTCAGTCTGCACCCTGCATGCCAAAATGGAGACCATTACCTTGGTCATCAGGATGGCTACTTCTACATCATCAAGGGCAATTCTTACCGCAGAGTCACCGATCTGTCGACAGACAGTAGTGCTGTAGTTTACAGTCTTCATCCCAACTGCCGAGGTGGAGACCACTACCTCTCGGGTTTTGGCAATTTTTACATCATCTTCCAAGGAAAGGGCACTTACCGAAGAACAACTAACATGAATCATGACTGGGATGCTGTAGAATAcaagctgcatcccaactgcaGAGACGGTCTGTATTACTGGGGCTTGCGATTCCACTACTACTTCCTCAAGCCGAGTTCAAAGTGGGGAGTTGAATACTACAAAGGTACCAACTTCAACAAAGACGAGTGTGTCAATGTCTACTCTGTTCATCCTGATGTTCTTAACTTCCTGCCTGGTGGGCTGTCAATTACTAAAGGCCCAGCATTTGGGAGGTGGGagaatattaaaactataaataatgatAGCAACACGCCAGTGAAgtggcaaaataaaattaataaaaaggttGGATACAATAAAGAGAAGATGTCCCAGATCACTCACAACTGGAAGATAGCCACGTCAGTCTCGACTGAATCTGGAACCCTTGAAGGGTTAATTGCGAAGTGGCAGTTCTCTTTCTCTGCAGAATATGGAGGTTCACGTGTCAGCACTGAAAAGGAAACCTGGACCGAACTCACTGAAGTGGAAGAACAACTCTCACTCGAGCTGCAGCCAAATCAGAGTTTTTATCTGTGGCAATACAAAATGGGTTTTGGGCAAGAACCTGTGTTGTTCTGTCGTGATTTGAAGATTGACGATGAGCCTAACCCTCCAACTGAAGTCCTCTGCCACCTGCATAATCATAAGAAATATCAGCCCGGTTTACTCCGAGGATAA